One window of the Triticum dicoccoides isolate Atlit2015 ecotype Zavitan chromosome 3B, WEW_v2.0, whole genome shotgun sequence genome contains the following:
- the LOC119281729 gene encoding uncharacterized protein LOC119281729 encodes MASLGDMLLNQELAAVAAMSADAHGRFGRYTLSPAHGFSHFQQAGSAPTGFPDTGLLVSGFGMPPSTFIMPEGTHAAAGYGAEVVPVEIPVVRRQRPAARNDGATPFRGPWTEEEDELLRRLVDEHGEHKWATISEHLPGRIGKQCRERWTNHVRPGIKKEHIWTEADDILLIDAHKVHGNRWSSIARCLPGRSENAVKNHWNATRRSLKSKRRFKKKTSQQAAPGQFTLLEEYIRDKMMADENLAPSSPLAGVAYDGQVVPGAAAMLAVSTPPGMGQYLHPANAAGSSSQAGMMNLSVPLPDLNAYSGEMLERYYYPTYSNNLLPYGPEPAFPQMFNAQGRMHAACTNLNLFPLPQHPGGGYYGSETGRRSAGGGYYGSETGRSSAGGSSDQDEDVAQMASREFQTSEDEATLDLTGFN; translated from the exons ATGGCGTCGTTGGGGGACATGCTTTTGAACCAGGAGCTGGCGGCGGTGGCAGCCATGTCGGCGGACGCGCACGGCAGGTTCGGAAGGTACACCCTGAGCCCTGCCCATGGGTTTTCCCACTTCCAGCAAGCTGGCAGCGCTCCGACAGGATTCCCCGACACGGGATTGCTCGTTTCCGGCTTCGGCATGCCTCCCTCCACCTTCATCATGCCGGAGGGGACCCACGCGGCCGCCGGTTATGGCGCTGAGGTCGTCCCGGTGGAGATCCCCGTGGTCCGGCGACAGAGACCTGCCGCCAGGAACGATGGGGCGACACCGTTCAGAGGACCGTGGACGGAGGAAGAGGACGA ACTTCTCAGGAGATTGGTCGATGAGCATGGCGAACATAAGTGGGCGACCATTTCAGAGCACCTCCCGGGACGGATCGGCAAGCAGTGCCGTGAGCGATGGACGAATCACGTGCGCCCCGGCATCAAG AAGGAGCACATCTGGACGGAGGCGGATGACATACTGCTGATCGACGCGCACAAGGTCCACGGAAACCGTTGGTCGTCGATCGCGAGGTGCCTGCCCGGCCGGTCGGAGAACGCCGTCAAGAATCACTGGAACGCGACAAGGCGGAGCCTCAAGTCCAAGCGCCGGTTCAAGAAGAAGACGAGCCAACAGGCCGCCCCGGGCCAGTTCACCCTCCTCGAGGAGTACATCCGCGACAAAATGATGGCTGACGAGAACCTGGCGCCATCGTCTCCATTGGCCGGCGTCGCGTATGACGGCCAGGTCGTTCCAGGTGCCGCTGCAATGCTGGCCGTCTCCACCCCACCGGGGATGGGTCAGTACCTCCACCCAGCCAACGCGGCCGGGTCATCATCGCAAGCAGGGATGATGAACCTGAGCGTGCCGTTGCCGGACCTCAACGCCTACAGCGGCGAGATGCTGGAGCGATACTACTACCCGACCTACAGCAACAACCTGCTGCCCTATGGACCAGAGCCGGCATTTCCGCAGATGTTTAATGCCCAGGGACGCATGCATGCTGCATGCACGAACCTTAACTTGTTCCCGCTCCCCCAGCACCCCGGTGGCGGCTACTACGGCAGCGAGACGGGCCGCAGAAGCGCCGGTGGCGGCTACTACGGCAGCGAGACGGGCCGCAGCAGCGCCGGTGGCAGCAGTGATCAGGACGAAGACGTGGCCCAGATGGCCTCCAGGGAGTTCCAGACGTCCGAGGACGAGGCCACACTGGACCTCACTGGCTTCAACTGA